The following proteins are co-located in the Acidimicrobiales bacterium genome:
- a CDS encoding DEAD/DEAH box helicase — translation MHTTFRALGVAPDLCATLAERGITTPFAIQSLTIPDAMADRDVCGKAKTGSGKTLAFGLPLVERTAKALPRRPRSLVLVPTRELAVQVSEELAPLGAVRQIRVAAVYGGSSIPATVTALRKGVEIVIATPGRLIDLIERGEISMADVSRVVIDEADRMADMGFLPQVEWVLRHTDGRHQTLLFSATLDGAVETLVTRYQRDPVRHEVASASVTVDGMDHRFVLVHEMDKVKVAAAIARGVQRTLVFVRTKRGADRLVRNLRAEGVNAAGLHGDLRQSAREQALSRFSEGDLPVLVATDVAARGIHVDSIDVVVHYDPPEDHKAYLHRSGRTARAGDTGLAVTLVLWNEELAVRRLQTRLGIRSPITEMFSNDPRLADLAAWDPHATAEVA, via the coding sequence TTGCACACCACCTTCCGGGCGCTCGGGGTCGCACCCGACCTCTGCGCCACCCTCGCCGAGCGGGGGATCACCACCCCGTTCGCCATCCAGTCCCTGACCATCCCCGACGCCATGGCCGACCGCGACGTGTGCGGCAAGGCCAAGACCGGCTCCGGGAAGACCCTGGCCTTCGGCCTCCCGCTCGTGGAGCGGACCGCCAAGGCCCTGCCCCGCCGCCCCCGCTCGCTCGTGCTCGTCCCCACCAGGGAGCTGGCCGTGCAGGTGAGCGAGGAGCTCGCCCCCCTCGGCGCCGTCCGCCAGATCCGGGTGGCCGCCGTGTACGGCGGGTCGAGCATCCCGGCCACCGTCACCGCCCTCCGCAAGGGCGTCGAGATCGTGATCGCCACCCCGGGGCGGCTGATCGACCTCATCGAGCGGGGCGAGATCTCGATGGCCGACGTCAGCCGCGTCGTGATCGACGAGGCCGACCGCATGGCCGACATGGGGTTCCTGCCCCAGGTCGAGTGGGTGCTGCGCCACACCGACGGGCGCCACCAGACCCTGCTGTTCTCGGCCACCCTCGACGGCGCCGTCGAGACCCTCGTCACCCGCTACCAGCGCGACCCGGTCCGCCACGAGGTGGCCTCCGCGTCGGTGACCGTCGACGGCATGGACCACCGCTTCGTGCTCGTGCACGAGATGGACAAGGTGAAGGTGGCCGCGGCGATCGCCAGGGGCGTGCAGCGCACGCTCGTGTTCGTGCGGACCAAGCGGGGTGCGGACCGCCTCGTGCGCAACCTGCGGGCCGAGGGCGTCAACGCCGCCGGCCTGCACGGCGACCTCCGCCAGTCGGCCAGGGAGCAGGCGCTGTCCCGATTCTCCGAGGGCGACCTGCCCGTGCTGGTGGCCACCGACGTCGCCGCCAGGGGCATCCACGTGGACAGCATCGACGTGGTCGTCCACTACGACCCGCCCGAGGACCACAAGGCCTACCTCCACCGGTCGGGCCGCACGGCGAGGGCGGGCGACACCGGCCTGGCCGTCACGCTCGTGCTCTGGAACGAGGAGCTGGCCGTGCGGCGGCTGCAGACCCGC
- a CDS encoding TetR/AcrR family transcriptional regulator, giving the protein MPSAAKGPVMMLEVVDEERSDESWDAEHGDGPDTGPVKVDGRIARSKRTFAAVVDAFLELLEEGELRPTAAMVADRAGVSRRSVYVHFRDLDTLFAAAAERHYELRLLPLLMYGPLPDTLRERIAAFVDVKALRMEKITPIRRAAGLQAPFSREVATQIQAARDRAWLEVERVFEPELKAYDCEQREVVASALLVATTWPTWETLRETRGLTVAQAKAVLAHMLTKILS; this is encoded by the coding sequence GTGCCGAGTGCCGCGAAGGGGCCGGTGATGATGCTCGAGGTGGTCGACGAGGAACGCTCGGACGAGTCGTGGGACGCCGAGCACGGGGACGGTCCCGACACGGGGCCGGTCAAGGTCGACGGCCGCATCGCCCGGTCGAAGCGCACGTTCGCCGCCGTCGTCGATGCGTTCCTCGAGCTGCTGGAGGAGGGCGAGCTGCGGCCGACGGCGGCCATGGTCGCCGACCGGGCCGGCGTCTCCCGGCGCTCGGTCTACGTCCACTTCCGCGACCTCGACACCCTGTTCGCGGCGGCCGCCGAGCGCCACTACGAGCTGCGCCTGCTCCCGCTGCTGATGTACGGGCCGCTGCCCGACACCCTCCGCGAGCGCATCGCCGCCTTCGTCGACGTGAAGGCGCTGCGCATGGAGAAGATCACCCCGATCAGGCGGGCGGCCGGGCTCCAGGCGCCGTTCTCCCGTGAGGTCGCCACCCAGATCCAGGCGGCGAGGGACCGGGCCTGGCTCGAGGTCGAGCGGGTGTTCGAGCCGGAGCTGAAGGCGTACGACTGCGAGCAGCGCGAGGTCGTCGCCTCCGCCCTCCTCGTCGCCACCACGTGGCCGACGTGGGAGACCCTGCGGGAGACCCGCGGCCTCACCGTGGCCCAGGCCAAGGCGGTCCTGGCCCACATGCTCACCAAGATCCTGAGCTGA
- a CDS encoding saccharopine dehydrogenase C-terminal domain-containing protein, whose amino-acid sequence MRALVVGAGGVGSAIAAVAARRSFVDHMVLADVDPARAQAVADRLADGRFAAAALDAGDRAAVADLAHASRADVVVNACDPRFDPPIFDAALDAGCGYLDMAMSLSRPHPERPYEVPGVMLGDEQFAAAERWERAGLLALVGMGVEPGLSDVLARYAADHLFSSIDEIGVRDGADLVVEGYAFAPTFSIWTTIEECLNPPLVWERDRGWYTTEPFSEPEVFEFPEGIGAVECVNVEHEEVVLIPRWVDCRRVTFKYGLGQEFVDVLRTLHLLGLDSTEPVSVRGVEVAPRDVVAAVLPDPATLGDRMHGRTCAGTWVKGTGKDGSPREVYLYHVADNDRCMEEWGCQAVVLQTALNPVAALELLDRGDWRGTGVLGPEAFDAVPFLDLLAEYGTPTAVEER is encoded by the coding sequence GTGCGCGCCCTCGTCGTCGGCGCCGGCGGGGTGGGCTCGGCCATCGCCGCCGTCGCCGCCCGGCGGTCGTTCGTGGACCACATGGTGCTCGCCGACGTCGACCCGGCGCGCGCCCAGGCCGTCGCCGACCGGCTGGCCGACGGCCGCTTCGCCGCCGCCGCCCTCGACGCCGGCGACCGGGCCGCCGTCGCCGACCTGGCCCACGCCTCCAGGGCCGATGTCGTCGTCAACGCCTGCGACCCCCGCTTCGACCCGCCGATCTTCGACGCCGCGCTCGACGCCGGCTGCGGCTACCTCGACATGGCGATGAGCCTGTCGCGGCCCCATCCCGAGCGCCCGTACGAGGTGCCCGGGGTGATGCTCGGCGACGAGCAGTTCGCGGCGGCCGAGCGCTGGGAGCGGGCCGGGCTGCTGGCCCTGGTCGGCATGGGCGTCGAGCCCGGCCTGTCCGACGTGCTCGCCCGCTACGCCGCCGACCACCTGTTCTCCTCGATCGACGAGATCGGCGTGCGGGACGGGGCCGACCTCGTCGTCGAGGGCTACGCGTTCGCGCCGACGTTCTCGATCTGGACGACGATCGAGGAGTGCCTGAACCCGCCGCTCGTGTGGGAGCGGGACCGCGGCTGGTACACCACCGAGCCGTTCTCCGAGCCGGAGGTGTTCGAGTTCCCCGAGGGCATCGGTGCCGTCGAGTGCGTGAACGTCGAGCACGAGGAGGTCGTGCTCATCCCCCGCTGGGTCGACTGCCGGCGGGTGACGTTCAAGTACGGGCTCGGCCAGGAGTTCGTCGACGTGCTGCGCACGCTCCACCTCCTCGGCCTCGACTCGACCGAGCCGGTCAGCGTGCGGGGGGTGGAGGTGGCCCCGAGGGACGTGGTCGCCGCCGTGCTGCCCGACCCGGCGACGCTCGGCGACCGCATGCACGGCCGCACCTGCGCCGGCACCTGGGTGAAGGGCACGGGCAAGGACGGGTCGCCGCGGGAGGTGTACCTGTACCACGTGGCCGACAACGACCGCTGCATGGAGGAGTGGGGCTGCCAGGCCGTCGTCCTCCAGACCGCGCTCAACCCGGTCGCCGCCCTCGAGCTGCTCGACCGGGGCGACTGGCGGGGCACCGGCGTGCTCGGGCCGGAGGCGTTCGACGCCGTCCCCTTCCTCGACCTGCTGGCCGAGTACGGCACGCCGACGGCCGTCGAGGAGCGCTAG